Proteins co-encoded in one Montipora capricornis isolate CH-2021 chromosome 12, ASM3666992v2, whole genome shotgun sequence genomic window:
- the LOC138025760 gene encoding myosin heavy chain, clone 203-like encodes MAEEGQKDMSIVEHDVLQVYEVQEGALQECMMFVKKLSETSLRDLETEKNNLNGLLKEAEKEVTILKTSVKTANSNVEELTATMKAEMQQRQKLEDLFEAAKVRADELNTELNKSKESISALKKLNQEKSDTLMRAEETAAKLKAEKDFFAKELENVQLLRSRDEKETDAIHKRLVKEQEKTFRIEERLEEVAAQLNKEIDEAKKRLSLQKEQADAEVAQLRQKLDLEQKMNESLSSEADICLNDIKKQLVILSRENSEMQSSKETLLERLRIAEEEISTLRRKLNEEKQSREKLYQENKEDLHEAKRKLERIGSENDCLVSEKESVEGRLRSLQGKHEGLLGRTMELQESLQAAENKVVSLEEQIEAMKTSSKSENEESKEHVESWAKRVEEVEDWQQKYRELEIEQEALYRQFTQVRKHRNRVLRENGGLRRQMSMAGAQLAVTNQKFQRQLQHFRTQLNMAEHLYREKMLECSILEVQLKHLLKSSPSAQQTYDCGTNSEEQGRDYFNRSLEVSHRHDYSASRPIRKFMQQARSQYVHKQRVQLNQQAEQNNCPESSTSELT; translated from the coding sequence ATGGCTGAAGAAGGGCAAAAGGATATGTCCATTGTTGAGCATGACGTATTACAAGTATATGAGGTGCAGGAAGGGGCACTACAAGAGTGTATGATGTTTGTTAAAAAGTTGAGCGAAACGAGCTTGAGGGATTTAGagacagagaaaaacaattTGAATGGTTTACTCAAAGAAGCCGAAAAGGAAGTGACTATTTTAAAGACTTCAGTAAAGACTGCTAATAGCAATGTGGAGGAGCTCACGGCAACTATGAAAGCAGAAATGCAGCAGCGGCAAAAGCTTGAAGATCTTTTTGAAGCAGCTAAAGTCAGGGCAGATGAGTTAAACACCGAGCTCAATAAAAGCAAAGAGTCGATTTCTGCACTGAAAAAACTGAATCAAGAAAAAAGTGACACTTTGATGAGAGCTGAAGAAACTGCTGCCAAACTAAAAGCAGAGAAGGATTTCTTCGcaaaagaacttgaaaacgtGCAGCTTTTAAGATCACGTGATGAAAAAGAAACGGATGCAATCCACAAGCGCCTTGTTAAGGAACAAGAGAAAACGTTTCGAATTGAAGAGCGACTGGAGGAGGTGGCAGCGCAGTTGAATAAAGAAATAGATGAGGCAAAGAAAAGATTATCATTGCAAAAGGAACAAGCAGACGCTGAAGTGGCACAACTTAGGCAAAAACTTGATCTTGAGCAAAAGATGAATGAGAGTCTGAGTAGTGAAGCTGATATCTGCTTAAATGACATCAAAAAGCAGCTTGTAATACTTTCAAGAGAGAACTCAGAAATGCAATCGAGCAAAGAAACTCTTTTGGAACGCTTGCGTATTGCAGAAGAAGAGATTTCAACGCTACGAAGAAAGCTTAATGAAGAGAAACAATCAAGGGAGAAGTTGTaccaagaaaacaaagaagatCTCCATGAAGCAAAGAGGAAATTGGAGAGGATTGGGTCAGAAAATGATTGTTTAGTGTCCGAAAAAGAATCCGTGGAGGGAAGGCTTCGTTCTCTTCAAGGAAAACACGAAGGGCTCCTTGGACGCACTATGGAGTTACAAGAAAGTTTACAGGCAGCAGAAAATAAAGTTGTTTCTCTTGAAGAGCAGATTGAGGCTATGAAAACATCGTCCAAGAGTGAGAATGAAGAGTCAAAAGAGCATGTTGAGTCATGGGCAAAAAGAGTTGAAGAGGTTGAAGATTGGCAACAAAAATACAGAGAACTGGAGATTGAGCAGGAAGCTCTTTACAGGCAATTTACCCAAGTCAGAAAGCATCGAAATCGCGTCTTACGTGAAAATGGCGGATTACGTCGTCAAATGTCCATGGCAGGTGCTCAGCTGGCCGTCACAAATCAGAAGTTTCAAAGGCAACTTCAGCATTTTCGTACGCAACTCAACATGGCGGAACATTTGTACCGTGAGAAAATGCTGGAATGCAGCATACTCGAAGTGCAACTAAAACATCTTTTGAAGTCTTCTCCTTCAGCTCAGCAAACATACGATTGTGGTACCAACTCTGAAGAGCAGGGGCGAGATTACTTTAATCGTTCCCTTGAAGTAAGCCACCGTCACGACTACTCTGCCTCGCGACCAATAAGGAAATTCATGCAGCAAGCACGTTCGCAGTATGTACATAAGCAGCGCGTACAGCTCAACCAACAAGCAGAGCAAAACAACTGTCCTGAATCATCCACCAGTGAATTAACTTAG